TGGCCTTCAGCACCTTCTTCGGCGCGGTCGAGATGACGCGCATGGAACTGCACGTGCTGGAGCACGAACCGCGCTTGACGGCGAACAGGGGGGAGGAAGTGCTGGGGCTGGCGGTGACCTCGCCCTGAGGCGAGGGGCGGCCGGCCACCCTGGCCCTCCCCGGAGGGGAGGGAGACAAACCTCAGGTCTTGTAGCTGGGGTCGATGCGGTCCAGGCGCCGCAGCAGCGCGGGCCAGGCGATGTTGGCGCCCTGGCCGGCGGTGACGGTCTTCATCACCTGCGCCATGCCTTGCATGATCTTCGGGTTCACCTGCACCAGCTCGCCACCGGCCTGCGCATCGATCTGGATGCGGCAGGTGTTCTCGAAGGTGTACATGGACAGGAAGGCCTCGGGGATCGACCGGCCCACCACCAGCAAGCCGTGGTTGCGCAGCATGAGGTGGGTCTTGTCGCCCAGGTCGGCCTGCAGGCGCGGCTTCTCGTCGTCGCGCAGCGCCACGCCTTCGTAGTCGTGGTAGGCCAGCGAGGCCAGCACGAAGGTGCTTTGCTGGCTGATCGGCAGCACGCCGCATTTCTGCGCGCTGACCGCGACGCCGGCGCGGCTGTGGGTGTGCAGCACGCAGCCCGCGTCTTCGCGCACCTGGTGGATGCAGCTGTGGATGACGAAGCCCGCCGGGTTCACCGGGAAGGGCGAGTCGATCAGCTTGTTGCAGTCCTGGTCCACCTTCACCAGCGAGGACGCGGTGATCTCGTCGAACATCAGGCCGTAGGGATTGATCAGGAAGTGGTGCTCGGGACCGGGCAGGCGCGCGCTGATGTGCGTGAACACGAGGTCGCTCCATCCGTACAGGGCAACCAGGCGGTAGGCGGCGGCCAGCTGCACGCGCAGCTCCCATTCCTCGGCGCTGACCACCTGCTTGAGCGATGCGATTTCCATTGACGTCTCCTTTGCTGTCCGGTGCGGCGCCATTCTTGGCCCGGACCGGGGATTTTGATTGTCAAGAAAATGACAGCGGGCCGCTGCCCAGCCGTTTCAGGAAAACGAAGCTCAGGGCGCGAGCCGCGCGCCTGCCCACAGCACCTGGTCGATCACGGCCTGCACCTTGTCGCGAGAGCCCTCGCTCACCAGCTGCCCCTGCTCGTCGAAGGCAGTGGCGGCGCGCGCCAGCCCGAAGGTGCGCGGGGCAACCCAGCAGTGCAGGTTGAACAGCAGCGGCACGAGGTGGCTTTGCGAGCGCAGGCCGCCCAGGGCGCCGTTCGAGGCGCTGAGCACGCCCACCACCTTGCCGCGGGTGGAGCGGAAGTCGTCGTTCCACACCGGGTCCGATTTCACCGGGCTGGAGATCCAGTCCAGCGTGTTCTTCAGCAGCGCGGGGTAGCTGGCGTTGTACTCGGGCGCGCAGATGATCCAGGCCGGGTGCTCGTAGAAGATCTGCTTGAGCCGCATGACATCGGCCGGCGTGCCGCGCGCCTCGAGGTCGGCGTTGTACATGGGCACATCGAAGTCGCCGAGCTCGAGGTGCGTGACCTCGGCGCCGGAGGCCTGGGCCATCCCGGCCGCCACTTTGGCGAGCCGGCGATTGAAGGAGCCGATGCGGGTGCTGCCGGCGAAGACGAGGAGTTTCATGGCGGCGCGCGTGGTGTTACGCCCGGCCGCCCGACAGCCGGCGCTCGAAGCTCTGGATGGTCGCGGCCAGGCCTTCGCGCAACTGGATGCGCGGCTCCCATTGCAGGCGTTCGCGTGCCAGCCGGATGTCCGGCTGGCGCTGCGTGGGATCGTCGGCCGGCAGCGGCTCGAACTTCAGCTTGGAGCTGGAACCGGTCATCGAGATCACCAGTTCGGCCAGCTGCCGTATGGTGAACTCGTTCGGGTTGCCCAGGTTCACCGGGCCGGGGAAATCGGTGCCGGTGTCCATGAACTTGAGGAAACCGTCGATCAGGTCGTCGACGTAGCAGAACGAGCGGGTCTGGCTGCCGTCGCCATAGATGGTGATGTCGGTGCCGTTCAGCGCCTGCATGATGAAGTTGCTCACCACCCGGCCGTCGTTCGGGTGCATGCGCGGGCCGTAGGTGTTGAAGATGCGCGCGACCTTGATGTCCAGCGCGTGCTGGCGGTAGTAGTCGAAGAACAGCGTCTCGGCGCAGCGCTTGCCTTCGTCGTAGCAGCTTCGCGGGCCGATGGGGTTGACGTGACCCCAGTACTCCTCGGGTTGCGGATGCACGGCCGGGTCGCCGTACACCTCGCTGGTGGAGGCCTGGAAGATGCGCGCGCGCAGGCGCTTGGCCAGCCCCAGCATGTTGATCGCGCCGTGCACGCTGGTCTTGGTGGTCTGCACCGGGTCGTGCTGGTAGTGCACGGGAGAGGCCGGGCAGGCCAGGTTGTAGATCTGGTCGACCTCGACGTACAGCGGCCAAGTCACGTCGTGCCGCAACAGCTCGAAGCGCGGGTGGCCGAGCAGGTGGGCGATGTTGTCCTTGGTGCCGGTGAAGAAGTTGTCGACGCACAGGACGTCGTGGCCGGCGGTGATCAGGCGGTCGCACAGGTGGCTGCCGAGGAAGCCGGCGCCGCCGGTGACCATGATCCGCTGGGTGGGGTGATAGCTGCGCATGAACCTTATTCTGTTGACGCCCGGGTGCCCCGGCCGATGCCGACGTAGGTGAACCCGGCCTGCTGCATGTCCTGCGGCTCGTAGAGATTGCGGCCGTCGAAGATCAGCGGCTCGCGCATGGCGGCCTTGATCAGTCCGAAGTTCGGGCTGCGGTAGGCCTTCCACTCGGTGACGATGACCAGGGCATCGGCGTCCTTCACCGCGTCCATCGGGTGCCGCACGAATTCAACGCGCTGGAGCAGGGCCGGCTCGGCGCGAAAGTCTTCCGCCAGCGCGGCGCGCGCCTGCTCCATGGCCACCGGGTCGTGGGCGCGGATCCGGGCGCCGGCGCGCGCCAGCGCCGCGATCACGCCTCGGCTGGGCGCTTCGCGCATGTCGTCGGTGTTGGGCTTGAAGGCCAGGCCCCACAGGGCAAAGGTGCGGCCCTCAAGCCGCTCGCCGTAGCGCTCGAACACCTTGCGCGCGATGACGGACTTTTGCTCGTCGTTGACCGACTCGACCGCTTCCAGCACGCGCAGCTTCTGGCCGTGGCTGCGCGCGGTGTGGGCCAGTGCCTGCACGTCCTTGGGAAAGCAGCTGCCGCCGTAGCCGGTGCCCGCGTACAGGAAGCTGTAGCCGATGCGCGGATCCGAGCCGATGCCCTGGCGCACCGATTCGATGTCGGCGCCGACCCGGTCGGCCAGGTTGGCCAGCTCGTTCATGAAGCTGATGCGCGTGGCGAGCATCGCGTTGGCGGCGTACTTGGTGAATTCCGCGCTCTTGACGTCCATCACGCGGGTGCGCTCGTGGTGCCGGTTGAAGGGCGCGTACAGGCGCCGCATCAGCGCCAGTGCGCGCTGGCCTTCGGGGGTGTCGTCCGCGCCGAGCACGATCCGGTCGGGCCGCATGAAGTCGGCGATGGCCGCGCCTTCCTTGAGGAACTCCGGGTTGCTGACGACGGCGAAGGACGCGGTGACGCCGCGCTGGGCGATCTCCTCGCGCAGGATGCCGGCCACTTGCTCGCCGGTGCCGATCGGCACCGTGGACTTGTTGACCACGACCTTGAAGTCGGTCATGTGGCGGCCGATGTTGCGTGCGGCCTGCAGCACCTGCGACAGGTCGGCGCTGCCGTCCGCCGCGGCGGGGGTGCCCACGGCGATGAACTGGATCTCGCCGAATGCCACGCCGGCGGCCACGTCGGTGGTGAAGGCGAGCCGGCCGGCGGCCACGTTGTCCTGGATCAGTTCCTTGAGCCCGGGCTCGTAGATCGGCACTTCGCCGCGCTCGAGCAAGGCGATCTTGGCGGGATCGACGTCCACGCACAGGACGCGGTTGCCCAGGTCGGCCAGGCAGGTGCCGGTCACCAATCCCACATAGCCCGTGCCTACGACCGTGATTTGCATGCTTGTCTTCTTATTGAGGCCTTCGGCGCCACGCCGGCGATTGTAGTTGGCGGGTCAGACCCCCAATCGCCTGGCGCGCGCCGGGTCTCGCCGCGCGCCAGCCACCCATTGCGGGGCAATGCGCGAAAATTCGGGTTGAAAGCGACCCCAAAATGCTCTACCCGGAAGAATTCGATGTCATCGTCGTCGGTGGCGGCCATGCCGGCACCGAGGCTGCGCTCGCGTCCGCCCGCATGGGCTGCACGACGCTGCTGCTCACGCACAACATCGAGACCCTGGGGCAGATGAGCTGCAACCCGTCGATCGGCGGCATCGGCAAGGGGCACCTGGTCAAGGAGGTCGACGCCCTAGGCGGGGCGATGGCCATCGCCACCGACGAGGCGGGCATCCAGTTCCGCATCCTCAACAGCTCCAAGGGGCCGGCGGTGCGGGCGACCCGGGCCCAGGCCGACCGCATTCTCTACAAGGCGGCGATCCGGCGACGGCTGGAAAACCAGCCCCACCTGACGCTGTTCCAGCAGGCGGTCGACGACCTCATGGTCGAAGGTGACCGGGTGGTGGGAGCTGTCACGCAAGTGGGTATTCGCTTTCGGGCGCGGGCGGTGGTGCTGACGGCCGGCACCTTCCTTGACGGCCGCATCCATGTTGGGCTGAACAATTACCAGGCCGGCCGGGCGGGGGATCCGCCGGCGGTGTCGCTGTCGGCGCGATTGAAGGAACTGAAGCTGCCGCAGGGCCGCCTGAAGACCGGCACGCCGCCGCGGCTCGACGGCCGCACCATCGACTTCTCCATGTGCGAAGAGCAGCCGGGCGATCTGGATCCGGTGCCGGTGTTCAGCTTCATGGGCCGCGCCGCCATGCACCCGCAGCAGATGCCGTGCTGGATCACCCACACCAACGAGCGCACCCACGAGATCATCCGCTCCGGCTTCGACCGCAGCCCGATGTTCACCGGCAAGATCGAAGGGGTGGGGCCGCGCTACT
Above is a window of Ramlibacter tataouinensis DNA encoding:
- a CDS encoding class II aldolase/adducin family protein codes for the protein MEIASLKQVVSAEEWELRVQLAAAYRLVALYGWSDLVFTHISARLPGPEHHFLINPYGLMFDEITASSLVKVDQDCNKLIDSPFPVNPAGFVIHSCIHQVREDAGCVLHTHSRAGVAVSAQKCGVLPISQQSTFVLASLAYHDYEGVALRDDEKPRLQADLGDKTHLMLRNHGLLVVGRSIPEAFLSMYTFENTCRIQIDAQAGGELVQVNPKIMQGMAQVMKTVTAGQGANIAWPALLRRLDRIDPSYKT
- a CDS encoding NADPH-dependent FMN reductase, with translation MKLLVFAGSTRIGSFNRRLAKVAAGMAQASGAEVTHLELGDFDVPMYNADLEARGTPADVMRLKQIFYEHPAWIICAPEYNASYPALLKNTLDWISSPVKSDPVWNDDFRSTRGKVVGVLSASNGALGGLRSQSHLVPLLFNLHCWVAPRTFGLARAATAFDEQGQLVSEGSRDKVQAVIDQVLWAGARLAP
- a CDS encoding UDP-glucuronic acid decarboxylase family protein produces the protein MRSYHPTQRIMVTGGAGFLGSHLCDRLITAGHDVLCVDNFFTGTKDNIAHLLGHPRFELLRHDVTWPLYVEVDQIYNLACPASPVHYQHDPVQTTKTSVHGAINMLGLAKRLRARIFQASTSEVYGDPAVHPQPEEYWGHVNPIGPRSCYDEGKRCAETLFFDYYRQHALDIKVARIFNTYGPRMHPNDGRVVSNFIMQALNGTDITIYGDGSQTRSFCYVDDLIDGFLKFMDTGTDFPGPVNLGNPNEFTIRQLAELVISMTGSSSKLKFEPLPADDPTQRQPDIRLARERLQWEPRIQLREGLAATIQSFERRLSGGRA
- a CDS encoding UDP-glucose dehydrogenase family protein, yielding MQITVVGTGYVGLVTGTCLADLGNRVLCVDVDPAKIALLERGEVPIYEPGLKELIQDNVAAGRLAFTTDVAAGVAFGEIQFIAVGTPAAADGSADLSQVLQAARNIGRHMTDFKVVVNKSTVPIGTGEQVAGILREEIAQRGVTASFAVVSNPEFLKEGAAIADFMRPDRIVLGADDTPEGQRALALMRRLYAPFNRHHERTRVMDVKSAEFTKYAANAMLATRISFMNELANLADRVGADIESVRQGIGSDPRIGYSFLYAGTGYGGSCFPKDVQALAHTARSHGQKLRVLEAVESVNDEQKSVIARKVFERYGERLEGRTFALWGLAFKPNTDDMREAPSRGVIAALARAGARIRAHDPVAMEQARAALAEDFRAEPALLQRVEFVRHPMDAVKDADALVIVTEWKAYRSPNFGLIKAAMREPLIFDGRNLYEPQDMQQAGFTYVGIGRGTRASTE